In the Longimicrobium sp. genome, one interval contains:
- a CDS encoding L,D-transpeptidase: protein MLQRWIGTALAAALLATAGCSVKDSSDENDASGDAAAAAPAQTQAQAPAQPAPPPMPPPDLRLEVNVAERKLYVYRNDQVVSTHAIAVGTEEWPTRTGEWTVGQVVFNPRWTPPTDEEWAKDEEVSEPGDPENPLGRIQMVYDPPRSIHGTNEPESLGTAASHGSIRISNADGLRVARMVMQSGGAAKDDAWIQRVQANRTERVEVAIPNPIPIRVISGGDSDSSYRPGESSKGKSGSGEREKDKSGEREKEKEKSGSAEKSDAA from the coding sequence ATGCTGCAACGGTGGATAGGAACGGCGCTGGCCGCGGCGCTGCTGGCGACGGCGGGATGCTCGGTCAAGGACAGCTCGGACGAAAACGACGCCTCAGGCGACGCGGCGGCCGCGGCGCCCGCGCAGACACAGGCGCAGGCCCCGGCCCAGCCGGCGCCCCCGCCCATGCCGCCGCCAGACCTGCGGCTGGAGGTGAACGTCGCCGAGCGCAAGCTGTACGTGTACCGCAACGACCAGGTGGTCAGCACGCACGCCATCGCGGTGGGGACCGAGGAGTGGCCCACCCGCACGGGTGAGTGGACCGTCGGCCAGGTGGTGTTCAACCCGCGCTGGACGCCGCCTACGGACGAGGAATGGGCCAAGGACGAAGAGGTGTCGGAGCCGGGCGACCCCGAGAACCCGCTCGGGCGCATTCAGATGGTGTACGATCCGCCACGCTCCATCCACGGCACAAACGAGCCGGAGTCGCTGGGAACGGCGGCGTCGCACGGATCCATCCGCATCTCCAACGCCGACGGGCTGCGGGTGGCGCGCATGGTCATGCAGTCCGGCGGCGCGGCCAAAGACGACGCCTGGATCCAGCGCGTGCAGGCCAACCGCACGGAGCGGGTGGAGGTGGCCATCCCCAACCCCATCCCCATCCGCGTGATCTCCGGCGGCGATAGCGACAGCTCGTACCGGCCGGGCGAGAGCAGCAAGGGAAAGAGCGGGTCGGGCGAGCGGGAGAAGGACAAGAGCGGCGAACGCGAGAAGGAGAAGGAAAAGAGCGGCTCCGCCGAGAAGTCCGACGCGGCCTGA